The genomic window TAGCAAGTGGCGAACATGATTTCGTCGTCCAGGTGCTGTTCGCCATGCAGTAAAATTGTTTGCGTGGCAAGCGCCGAGCCATCCCATTGCGGTTGCTTCAATTGTGCGCCAAAGCGCGTTGTGCGGCCGCTAGGCAAACGCCACTCGTGTTCGTCCCAACCTTCCGAAAAATGTTCGGTTTGCAACAGCAGGCAGGCCCGTTCGGCATGAATGGCAGCATCGTCTGGCCGCAAGCGCAGTGCGGAATCGAAATGAGTGCGGGCCTCCTCAAAGCGTTCCAGTTGGACTAAGACAGCCGCCAGGGCGTGATGCGGCTCAAAGTTTTCCGGATGTTGCTGGACGGCGCGGCGATAGAGGGATTCTGCTTCATCGTGCGATCCCTGCTTTTGCAAGAGCGTGCCCAAATGGAGCATCGCGGGCACAAACTGCGGAGCGTGTTTCAGCGATTGGCGAGCGGCGGCAATGGCAGATTCGGTTTGGCCTTGCGCGGCTAGCAGGCGCGCCAGCTCGTAATGGGCTTCGCCATCCGTTGGTTGCAATTCAATTGCTGTGCGGAAGCATTCTTCGGCCGCCTTTACACATTGATCCTCGATCAGCAGGCGGCCTAACGCGACGCGCAGCGGAGGCGCCGCGGGGCTGCGCTGAATCGCTTGGCGCAGTAATTCTTGCGCTTCGTCGAGCTGGCCGGCAGCCGAAAGGCTTTGGCCCAGCGCGATCATTGTCGAGACATCGTCGGGGAGCGTGCGCAGTGATTTTCGCAATATGTCGATGGCGGCAGCATGATTTCCCGCTCGATTCAAAGCCCGGCCTAATTCGCGCCGGGCCAGCGGCAATTGCGGATCAAGTTCCAAAGCTCGACGAGCATGTTGCAGCGCTTCGGCAAAACGGCCGGCATCGGTGAGTGCGGCCGCCAGATGGGTATGATTGACGGCATGCGGCTCGACAATGTTCAGCGCGCGGCGGAAACAACGCACCGCCGCGTCGAAGCAGCCCGTTTCCTGGGCAATCATCCCCAAACGGGCGTGAGCGGGCATGTGCCGCGGAGTAATTTGCAGGATTTCGCGATACAGTTTTTCGGCTGCGGAGAATTCGCGGTGTTGGTAGGCGCGCTCTGCCTGTTCCAGTAGCGCTTCAATCACTTGCAATGGTTGGCGGCAGTTCAACTGGTTGGCGTCTAGCCAGGCTTTTCCGGGTTTGTTGGGCGGTTGGAGTGGGCATTGCTCGGGAGGTTCGTTTTGTGGCAATACGGAGCGAATTCGCTCGGCGACGGCCATTGGCGAATTGCCGGCAGCGGAAACATTGGCGACTTCCTGCAGACGCGCGGCCACTTGTTGCAACACCGGCTCCCACTGCGATCGCCGCGGTTGACGGAACAACCGCACGCTGGCATACCACGGGCTGACATCGCCGGTAACCAGCCAGCGCCACGAAGGAACTCGCGGAAGCAGCGTCCAAGCCGCAGTGCCTAAAGCGCCCGCCAAATGCACCGTCGCGTTGCCGACGGAAATAACCAGGTCGAGCGCGGCGATTTTGGCGGCATAGGCATCCATATCGACCAGCGGGTCGCCTTGTTCCCAATCGTGAATGTGAATACCTAGGTCGCGCTCCGCCTGGGCGATGTCTTCGTTCACGTCGCCATATTGAAGATTGATGAACTGCACGCCGGGCGCTTGCAGAATCTCGCGCCAATCGGCCAAGGTAATGGTGCGCTTGCGGCCTTCGTTGGCTTTTCCGCCGGCGCGCCAAGAAATGCCAATTTTCAATCCTGGTCCGAGCTCGGAAAAGCGCCGCCGCCAAACGCCGATCGATTTTGCATTGGCGGCGAGAAAATGATCTCGCTGGGGAAAATTCTCTGCAGCGCGGCGGAAGTGAAGCGGCAAACTGCCGGCGGGGATTTGAAAATCGACCGGCTCGGAAAGCGGCATCGGGGACCAATCTTTACGCCGTGCCCAGCCGTAAACCGTCGCCTGCGGAAAGGAGCGGGCGAACAGTTTTACCAGTCGCGGCTCGCAGACCAAAACGGTTTTTGCCGCTTGGGCAATGACATCGGGAAAGCACGAGGCGAATAAAACTTCGTCGCCAATGCCTTGCTCCGCGTGTACCACGATTGATTTACCGGCCAGCGAGGAGCCATCCCAACGCGGCTGAGTGTATTTATCCAACTTGACTTCTTCCGCCTCGTCGCGAATTTCGTGCAGAGGCCAGGCCTCGGCAAATTGTCCCAGTAGCACATGGCAAATGGCCAGGTTCCACTTGGCACGGGTGTAAGCGGGCTGCAGACGGATGGCGGTTTGATAGTGCTCCACGGCCCGACGCACGTGGCCGCATTCGCGGAGCTGATTGGCCAGGTTGTAATGTGCCAGCGGGCAATCGGGCTTGAGCTGAGCTGCCTTGCGGGCCCAAACCATGGCCTCTTCGTAGCGTTCCTGCTGTTCCAAAAGGGCGCTGAGATTGACAGTGGCCGGTTGGAATGAGGGATTCAACTCGGCCGCTTTCAAATAGCAATTATAAGCTTCGCGGTGCCGCTCGAGTTCGAAATAGGTTAATCCCAGTTCAAACTGAAGCACGGGATGCTTGGGCGCCAACTTGATGGCGCGCAGCAAAAGCTCCAACGAGTGTTCCGATTGTTGCGCTTTGCGTGCGGCCACGCCGCAAATGCGCAGGGCCACAATGTTGCCGGCGTCAGCAGCGAGAATTGGTTCCGCGAGATGACCAGCTTGTTCGAAACGATTTTCATTGAACAGCCGCGTTGCTTCCGCTAAGCAGATCGAGGGATCGGCTGGTTGTGGCGGGGCCGGCGTCGGCGGCGTTTTTGGGCTGGCTGGAATGATGCCTGCCGCGGTGGCCGGCTTCGGAGGGATGTTGTCGTTGGAATTGAGCGGTAGCGGCCGGCGAGCAGTGATGTTCGTGGCTTTTATCCGCTCGCCGAGATGGTTGTTGCCCAGGAGTTCTTGTAGGCGGCGGGCGGCTTCGCACAATAATGCGTCCCAATCGCCGCGCTGAAATTGACGCAGCAACTGCACGCTGGAATACCACCGGCACGTTTCACCCTCTTGTTCCCATCGCCATTGCGGCACCTGGGGAAGGAGGCACCACGTGGGGACTCCCAGCGCTCCCGCCACATGGACGGTGGTGTTCCCGACAGAAATCACTAGGTCGAGTGCGGCAACTTTGGCCGCAAACTCGTCCAAATTGCCGAGCGGATCGGCTTCTTCGAAGTGATGAATTGTTGGCCTAGTGTTGGACAAATTGTGATGATTTGTGGCGAGCGCTTGCAGTGCACTCAATTCTGCCTTAGATGCGCCATGCTGCAAATTGATAAAGTGCACTCCGCTTACGGCGAACAAGGGTTTCCATTGATCGAGCGTTGTCGTACGTTTTCGGCGTTCTTCCCACGTGCCGCCGCCGCGCCAGGAGATACCCACCTTCAGCCCCGGCCCCAGTGCTTCCAGCCGTTTTCGCCATTGCTGTTTTTTTTGTGGATCGGCTAACAGAAAACGTTTTCGCGTGGGATAGCTGTTTGCGTCGGTCCGCAAATGCATCGGCAGGCTGCCGATAGGAATTTGGAAATCAATCGGAACCGGCAGCGGCGGCAGGGGACCGCCGGCTTGCCGCGGGTGGCCCACAACGGTGATTGCCGGGAATGACCGCGCCATGAACTTGGCCAAGCGCGGGTCGCAAACCAACACGCATTTTTCTACACGTGTAACGACCTCCGGCAAGCAGGAAGCGAAAAGAATTTCGTCGCCGACTCCTTGCTCTCCGTGCACGAGCAGCGTTTTTCCAAGGAGCGATTGGCCATTCCAGCGTGGTTGAGCATAGGCGGCCACGCGAACTTGTGGCGTGTGCAAACGCCACTCGTAATCGGGCCAGCCGACCGTGTTATTGCTTTGCAGCAGCCGGCAACAACCGCGATTGGTGTAGGCCACCGCAAATTGGCCGTCTAACTCGATGGCCTTAGAATAGGCGGCAATAGCTTCGTCGAGCTTTCCCAACGATTGCAGGATGCTGCCCAAATTGTAATGCGCCACTGCGTGCCCAGGATTCGCGGCGATGCCTTGTTGGCCACAGGCCAGAGCTTCCTCGGGACGATCCAATTTTTCCAGCAGTGCCGCGAGATTGATTCGGGCTTCAGTCAATTGCGGATCGAGCGAGAGCGCACGCCGCAATTGAGCGACGGCCTCCTCCCAACGATCCGTTTGTTCCAGCGCACAGGCCAACTCCAAGCGGAGGCTGGCTCCATCGGTGCCCAGTGAAATTGCCCGCTCCAGCGAATCGGCGGCCTCCGCCGGAAGGTGCTGGCGAAGCTGCGCGATGCCCAGCGCTTGCCAGGTGGGGGCATGCTGCGGATGGTGGGCCAGCAATTCCCGAGCGCATGTTGCCGCAGCGGCGAAATCCTGGGCCGCGAGAGCCTGCACCAGCGCATCGTGCGACGGAGGCATAAGGAATCTGCCGCCTGGTGAGTGACCAATTTATGAGCACGAAAATTCAGCCATCGGGCTGCACTGCCCCACTTTCGTTATCGACCACCGAAAATCCGCTACTTCGCAAAAAATTTACTTGTTATGACATCTCTCTTGCGGAACGGCCAAAGAAAAACCGGTCCGCCCTTCCAATGAAGAGCGGACCGGCGTGTAAATTTCAACGGTCAACCTGCGTCAGACTAGGCGTTCTTGAGCAGGGACAACACGTTTTGCGGGTTCTGGTTGGCAATCGACAGCACCGTCGTACCAGCCTGCACCAGGATTTGTGCCCGGGTCAGGTTGGCGCTTTCGACGGCGAAGTCGGCGTCTTGAATCGAGCTTTGGGCATCGGTCAAGTTCGACAGCGTGTCGTTGAGCGTGTTGATGTTCGTATCCAGCGTCGTGCTCTGGAACGCGCCCAATTGACCGCGGAGGGTGGTG from Pirellulales bacterium includes these protein-coding regions:
- a CDS encoding tetratricopeptide repeat protein; translation: MPPSHDALVQALAAQDFAAAATCARELLAHHPQHAPTWQALGIAQLRQHLPAEAADSLERAISLGTDGASLRLELACALEQTDRWEEAVAQLRRALSLDPQLTEARINLAALLEKLDRPEEALACGQQGIAANPGHAVAHYNLGSILQSLGKLDEAIAAYSKAIELDGQFAVAYTNRGCCRLLQSNNTVGWPDYEWRLHTPQVRVAAYAQPRWNGQSLLGKTLLVHGEQGVGDEILFASCLPEVVTRVEKCVLVCDPRLAKFMARSFPAITVVGHPRQAGGPLPPLPVPIDFQIPIGSLPMHLRTDANSYPTRKRFLLADPQKKQQWRKRLEALGPGLKVGISWRGGGTWEERRKRTTTLDQWKPLFAVSGVHFINLQHGASKAELSALQALATNHHNLSNTRPTIHHFEEADPLGNLDEFAAKVAALDLVISVGNTTVHVAGALGVPTWCLLPQVPQWRWEQEGETCRWYSSVQLLRQFQRGDWDALLCEAARRLQELLGNNHLGERIKATNITARRPLPLNSNDNIPPKPATAAGIIPASPKTPPTPAPPQPADPSICLAEATRLFNENRFEQAGHLAEPILAADAGNIVALRICGVAARKAQQSEHSLELLLRAIKLAPKHPVLQFELGLTYFELERHREAYNCYLKAAELNPSFQPATVNLSALLEQQERYEEAMVWARKAAQLKPDCPLAHYNLANQLRECGHVRRAVEHYQTAIRLQPAYTRAKWNLAICHVLLGQFAEAWPLHEIRDEAEEVKLDKYTQPRWDGSSLAGKSIVVHAEQGIGDEVLFASCFPDVIAQAAKTVLVCEPRLVKLFARSFPQATVYGWARRKDWSPMPLSEPVDFQIPAGSLPLHFRRAAENFPQRDHFLAANAKSIGVWRRRFSELGPGLKIGISWRAGGKANEGRKRTITLADWREILQAPGVQFINLQYGDVNEDIAQAERDLGIHIHDWEQGDPLVDMDAYAAKIAALDLVISVGNATVHLAGALGTAAWTLLPRVPSWRWLVTGDVSPWYASVRLFRQPRRSQWEPVLQQVAARLQEVANVSAAGNSPMAVAERIRSVLPQNEPPEQCPLQPPNKPGKAWLDANQLNCRQPLQVIEALLEQAERAYQHREFSAAEKLYREILQITPRHMPAHARLGMIAQETGCFDAAVRCFRRALNIVEPHAVNHTHLAAALTDAGRFAEALQHARRALELDPQLPLARRELGRALNRAGNHAAAIDILRKSLRTLPDDVSTMIALGQSLSAAGQLDEAQELLRQAIQRSPAAPPLRVALGRLLIEDQCVKAAEECFRTAIELQPTDGEAHYELARLLAAQGQTESAIAAARQSLKHAPQFVPAMLHLGTLLQKQGSHDEAESLYRRAVQQHPENFEPHHALAAVLVQLERFEEARTHFDSALRLRPDDAAIHAERACLLLQTEHFSEGWDEHEWRLPSGRTTRFGAQLKQPQWDGSALATQTILLHGEQHLDDEIMFATCYPDVLRQARGCALVCDARLERLFRRSFPQATVFGVPQGSEHQWRLPSGVSIDVHCPAGTLPKHLRRSADTFPRQDQLLTADPERIAAWRQRWEKLGSGLKIGISWRASEGRNPSASIPLAAWQPLLSAPGAHWINLQAGSYRQELAQVAAEQSITIHDDPAADRQYDLDNLAATIASLDAVITVDNTTAHLAGALGVRTCVVLPQPVDWRWLTQRDDSAWYQSVRLFRQNRLQPLGELFRQLREELLKRRLRLDELSKRGPSHGPHWSRVHAHGNTPQLPSG